From one Syntrophorhabdaceae bacterium genomic stretch:
- a CDS encoding putative toxin-antitoxin system toxin component, PIN family: MDTTVVVSAFAFGGIPQKALKKAFAEADIYVSQILLDEYRRVPLQLRHEEKIDQHQFKALIAGIAALVGRAALITPTRTLSICRDPADNILLDCCLAAKADILITGDKDLLSLQELPFELAILTPRSYLMKE; the protein is encoded by the coding sequence ATAGACACCACGGTGGTCGTATCCGCCTTTGCTTTCGGCGGGATTCCGCAGAAAGCTCTTAAGAAAGCATTTGCAGAAGCGGACATTTACGTCTCCCAAATACTCCTCGACGAGTACCGGCGCGTGCCCCTGCAGCTCAGGCACGAAGAGAAGATTGATCAGCACCAGTTCAAGGCTCTCATCGCGGGCATAGCCGCCTTGGTTGGCAGAGCAGCCCTGATTACGCCGACCAGAACACTCTCCATCTGCAGAGATCCCGCAGATAACATTCTGCTGGACTGCTGCCTTGCGGCAAAAGCAGATATTCTCATCACGGGAGATAAAGATCTTCTTTCTCTGCAAGAGTTGCCCTTTGAGCTCGCAATACTGACCCCACGTAGTTATCTAATGAAAGAATGA
- a CDS encoding type II toxin-antitoxin system HigB family toxin produces the protein MRVIFRKKLKEFWERHPDVRQQLQAWYDDTKHATWKSPADIKAVYRSASFIGNDRVVFNLKGNNYRLVVAIRYEYGIVFIRFVGTHQEYDRIDAAKV, from the coding sequence GTGAGAGTCATATTCCGAAAGAAGCTTAAGGAATTTTGGGAGCGGCATCCCGATGTACGACAGCAGCTTCAGGCGTGGTATGACGACACCAAGCATGCGACATGGAAAAGCCCTGCCGATATCAAGGCAGTCTATCGGAGCGCCAGTTTTATAGGAAACGACAGGGTGGTTTTTAACCTCAAGGGCAACAACTATAGATTGGTCGTGGCTATACGCTATGAGTACGGTATTGTATTTATCAGGTTTGTCGGCACGCACCAAGAGTACGACAGGATAGACGCCGCGAAAGTATAA